The genomic stretch GAAAGCTGCCGAGTTAAATCCCGGGACTAAGTTGGAAATTGAACTATTAGATTTTTCAATGGCGGGAATAGATCCGAACAAACTATATATAAGCGAGTTTGAATGGTCAGAAGGGGAAAAAGTGATCTGCGTGGCTGCTCCCATACATGAAGGAAGATATTTGACTGTTCATAGCGGAACAAGTATGAATCTTTATATAAATTGTAAAAGTGAGTTTTATAAAGTAAAGGCAACTCTAATAGAGAGACTTATCAAGGAGGGTTTACCGATATATAAATTAAATATTGAAAATGATATTGAAAAAATCCAAAGAAGACAATTTTTTAGGTTTGATTGTGTATTAGATATAAAATGCAGGGAAGTTGAGATGATAAATAACACCGCTGTGCCAAAGAGTAAATTCTCCAATGGACTTACAAGGGATATAAGCGGGGGAGGAACTTGTTTAGCTCTCGTTGAGGGTATTGAGAAGGGGAAATATATAGAATGTGAACTTCAGTTATCGGAAAATAAGACCATTAAGTTTTACGGAACAATAGTAAGAAGCTCAAAAACCGAGTCCGAAGGCAAGAACAAATATGAAGCAGGAGTAGAATTTTACAACATAGATAATAGGTCGAGGGATGCTATAATCAGTTTTATTTTTGAAGAGCAAAGAAAACTAAGGAAAAAGGGATTGATATAGAGCTATGTCTATAAAAAATGAATCCGTAATTAGGGTACTGGTGGTAGATGACTCGGCTTTTATGAGAAGGGTTATATCAGATATTTTAGATAGCGATGGGGATATAAAGACCATCGATACTGCTAGGAACGGAAAGGAAGCAATTGAAAAGGCTGTTAACTTAAAGCCTGATATAATAACTTTGGACGTTGAAATGCCTGTTATGGACGGTCTTACCTGCCTTAAAGAGCTTTCAAATGTCTGCAGTATACCTGTCATAATGCTAAGCAGCCATACAAAGGAAGGTGCCGAGGCAACAATAAATGCTTTGGAGCATGGAGCAATTGATTTTATCACAAAGCCTTCCAACATATTTCATATGAACTCCCTTAATAAGAGAAATGAGTTGATTGAAAAAGTAAAGGTAATTGCAAAGTTGAAAAATAATACATCTAGAGCACATAGAGAGATTCTTGAAGTCAAGAATCATTATGAGCATCAAAAGGGTCTCAATAAAGGAAACAATCAAGGCTCGCATTTAAAAAAAATTGTGGCTATCGGAATATCTACAGGGGGACCTAAAGCACTAAGGGATGTAATCCCTCAACTGCCAGGCGACATACCGGCAGCCTTTCTTGTAGTTCAGCATATGCCGCCGGGTTTTACCAAGTCACTTGCAGAAAGGCTGGATTCCCTAAGCAATGTAAGGGTTAAGGAAGCGGAAGATAACGAGATGGTCAGGCCAGGGGTGGTTTATATAGCACCTGGAGATTATCATATGAAAATAGCTCTAGCAAGGGATAAAAGCTTAACAATAAAGTTGACTAAAGACCCGCCATATGGTGCACACAGACCGTCTGCAACGGTTATGATGGAGTCTTTAAGCGAGACGGGTCTTGCGAATATTGTAGGAATTATTATGACCGGCATGGGCAGTGATGGCAGTGAGGGAGCAAGAAGATTAAAAGAGGAAAACAACGGATATATAATTGCACAGGACGAAAAGACTTGTATTGTATACGGTATGCCTAAGGTTGCAGTTGAATTGGGAATAGTTGATGAAGTTGTACCGCTTGAAATGATCACGAAAAAGATTAATGAGATAGTGGGGGTGTAGTAACGATGGATATGAGCCAGTATCTGGAAATATTTATTGAGGAATCAAAGGAGCACCTGCAGGGGCTGAATCAAAGTTTGCTGCAGCTTGAAAAGAATCCTCAGGATGTGCCGATTTTGAATGAAATATTTAGAGTAGCACATACTCTTAAAGGCATGGCTGGAACAATGGGTTTCGGTAAAATGGCCAAGTTAACCCATGATATGGAAAATGTTCTGCACGCACTTCGTAATAATGAAATCAAAGTTAATACCAACCTGGTAGATCTATTATTCAGGTGCCTTGATGCATTGGAGAACTACGTAAATGAAGTGGTTACCAAAGGAACAGAGGGTAATACCGAATATTCCGAAATAATTAAAGGCCTTGATAACATTTTGAATAAGAAGAACGGCAACGTAGAGGTTAAGGCTGAAAGTCAGGAAATTATTGGCAGTACAGAGTCAAGTATTGAGCACATTACTTCCAAATTTAAATTGAACCAGTATGAGCAGAACCTTATTAACAAAGCTATTGAAATGAACATGAATGTTTTTAAAATTGTAGTTGTGCTAAATAAGGGCTGTGTCTTAAAATCTGCGAGAGCTTTCATAATATTCCAGACTCTAGAGCGTCATGCTGAAATAATTAAGTCGGAGCCAAGAGTTGAGGATATTGAGGATGAAAAATTTGACTTTGAATTTACTGTAATGGTCATAACCAGAAGGGACTTAGAAACATTCCATAAAGAATTGACATCAATATCGGAAGTTGATGAAGTCATAATAACAACTGTTCATTCAAATGATACCCAGGGAACTGTTCACGAAATTAATTGTGAAGTCCAGGAAAAAGTAAGTGAGGAATCTGAAGAAGAAAGCCAAAACAATGATAATGAATCAGCCGATCAACAAAAAGGACAGGCCTCAAAAAACAATTTGAAGACAGGAAAAACAGTAAGAGTTGATATTGACAGACTTGATGTCCTTATGAATCTTGTAAGTGAGCTTATTATAATTAAGACCAGGCTTGAAGGCTTGGACGAGATAGAAAGAACTCAGAATTACAATGAAGTTATTGAATACTTTGAAAGGGTCACAACAAACCTTCATGACGCGGTAATGAAAGTAAGAATGGTTCCTATTGAAACTGTATTCAACAGATTCCCAAGAATGCTAAGGGATATATCCAGAAGCCTTAACAAGGAAATAGTTCTTAATATGTCGGGCGAAGATACCGAGCTGGATAGAACTGTAATAGACGAAATAGGAGATCCGCTTATACATTTGCTGAGAAATTCAGCAGACCATGGAATAGAGTCTCTTGATAAAAGAAAAGAGATGGGTAAGCCTGATGCGGGACACATAAACTTAAGGGCATATCAGGATGGAAATAACGTTGTTATCGAGGTTGAGGATGACGGAAAAGGAATAGACCTGGAAAGAGTGAAGAAAAAGGCTATAGACAAAGGATTTGTAAATAAGGATGCCGCAAAAAATCTTTCACAAAAGGATATTATAGACTTCCTTTTCAAACCAAGCTTCAGTACCACCGACAAAATTACTGACTTGTCAGGCCGAGGAGTTGGGCTTGATGTGGTAAAAACCAAGATTGAAACGTTAGGGGGCATGGTAGAGGTTGATACGGAAGCCGGAAGGGGCAGTAAATTTATAATAAGACTTCCTCTTACTCTGGCAATTATTCAGGCTCTGCTTGTGCAGATAAATAATGAAAAATATGCACTCCCGTTAAATACAATAAGGGAAATAATCAAGGTTAAACCAGAAGACATAAAGCAAGTTCAGAAACAGGAAATTATACTTCTAAGAAATACAATTGTTCCAATAATAAGGATTGGAGACTGCCTGGATGTTCCCCCAAGTGAAAAGCAAAACAAGCTTTTGACTGTAGTGGTTGTAAAGAAGGGTGAAAAACTCTCAGGATTTTTGGTTGATAACCTTATTGGACAGCATGAAATTGTTATCAAGTCATTAGGAAAGCTATTGGGTGGAATCAAAACCATAGCCGGAGCAACAATACTTGGAGATGGAAATGTTGCACTTATTTTGGATGTTAACTCTCTTGCAGTGTAGTAAGTAGTGAAAGGAGTGTTATAGATGAATGAAGCAGTGGCATTAAATACTATGCAGTTCGTTGTCTTTGTACTTTCCAATGAAGAGTATGGCCTTGATATTCAAATAGTAAACACAATTGAAAAGATGATACCTATAACAAGGGTTCCCAAAACTCCCCAATATGTAAAGGGTGTTATTAATCTAAGGGGTGACATAGTTCCCATTATGGATCTTAGGGAAAGGTTCGGACTTCCCATTTCTGAGGAGACTGAGGAAACAAGGATAATAATTGTTAAATTCGAAGAAATACAGATGGGCATAATTGTGGACGAGGTTAAAGAAGTTATCCATATCAATGAGGAACAAATTGAAAGTACAACAAGCCTTGCTAAGGAAGGGTTAATGGAGAATGTCCTTGGAGCAGGTAAAGTCGATGATAGAGTTATAACTCTTTTAAATATAGAGAAGCTGGTTAACATTTCTGTCAAAGAATAGCTGCAAGGAGTAAAAATATGACTATTAATTTTAGTGAATTAAACAACATACAATTGGATGTGCTCCGTGAAATTGGGAATATAGGGGCAGGCAATGCTGTTTCTGCTTTGGCAAAAATGATTAACAGAAAAATAGACATGGCGGTTCCAAAGGTAAAAATTCTTGAATTTAAGAAAATCTCAGACATGCTGAATGCTCCTGAGGATCCTGTAATAGGAATACTTTTGGGTATGACCGGAGACATTACAGGCAACATTCTTTTTATGCTTGATAAAAAGTCTGCACGTTTACTTGTTAATATGCTGTTTGGGTTTAAAGAAAGCACAAGCGAGGATTTTGATGAGATTGAAATGTCTGCAATAAAGGAGCTTGGCAACATAATGACCGGATCATATGTCGGAGCACTATCCATGTTGACAAACCTTAAGATTTTATGCAGTGTTCCGGATGTGGCCATTGATATGGCAGGTGCCATATTAAGTGTTCCTGCTATTGAATTCGGTAAGCTGGGTGAATCTGTTCTCTATATTGAATCAGAGTTTAACGAAGGTGACAACAAAGTAATAGGTGATTTCTTTCTGATACCTGATATTGGTTCTTATGAAACACTATTAAAGACTTTAGGAGTAATAATCTGATGCATGAAAATATAAAAGTAGGCATGGCAGATTATAAGGCAACCAGCCACCCTAGTATCCTAATAACACTTGGTTTAGGTTCGTGCGTAGGGATAGCTTTATTTGATCCTTCAACTAAAATAATAGGTTTAGCACATATTATGCTGCCGACAAGCAAGATTGCTAAAGATGTGATTAATGATGCTAAATTTGCAGATACAGCTATTATTAAACTTGTGGAGGATATGGTTAGGTTGGGGGCTAATAGGAAGTTTATTAAAGCCAAGCTTGCTGGGGGGGCACAAATGTTTAATTTCACCGATTCCAGTGATTCTATTCGCATTGGACTTAGGAATGTGGAAGCTTCAAAGGAAATGCTGGCAAAATTAAATATACCGATTATTTCTGAGGATGTTGGCGGAAATCACGGACGGACTATAGAACTATATTCTGATGACGGCAAATTGATGATAAAGACTGTAGGGTTTGGTGTAAGTTATATTTAGATTAATTCTATCTATTTGATTGTGAGGAATCCTGATGGACTATATCCAAAGATTTCCATTTATAATAAGTGCAATCATGGCTATAGTTATAGGTGCAATAAGTTATACGGCTAAAGATGATTTGAAACAGACATGCATCAAGATGACAATTGCACTAATTGTGTTTTACATTATTGGAACATTTATAAGAAGTGTTTTTTATAGCATTCACGAAGAGATTGTTAAAAGAAGGGAGGAGATGGAGAAGGAAAAAGACAAAGACATGGAACCGGATGGTTTGGATAACCAAGAGGTATCGGATTCAAGTGCACATGATATTGATTTCACAGTTGATGAATAAAATTTGTTTTAACTTAAAGCGGTTTACTATAGCAATACTAAATTTTATTAGTAATGGGGGATTTTGATGTTATCTGCAAATGTCAAACAAATCGATTTATGGAAGCAGTACAGTGAAAACAAAGACCCTGTTATTAGGGAGAAACTCATTATTGAGTATGCTCACCTTATCAAATACGTCGCAGGAAGATTGAGCATATACTTTGGATCCAATGTGGAATATGACGATCTTATGGGTTTTGGTGTTTTCGGGCTCATTGATGCTATTGAGAAATTTGATTTAAGTAAGGGTGTCAAGTTTGAAACATATGCATCTTTAAGAATAAGAGGCTCAATAATTGACAGTATACGCGAAATGGATTGGGTACCCAGATCATTAAGGCAAAAAAATAAAGAACTTGAAAGGGTTTATTTCGAAATAGAAAATCAACTGGGGCATTCGGCTTCAGACAAGGAAGTAGCTGAAAAACTGGGTATTTCCATGGATGATTTTTATAAGCTGTTAAATGATGTAAGTGTTTCTTCTATGGTATCTTTGGAGGATTTTCTTGAGCAGAACTATGAAATAGGTGTGGACCACCCCTATTCTAGAACTGAAGACAAACCTGAGACATACATAGAGATCAATGAATTGAAGGAGATATTAAGTGATGCCATAAGCAAGCTGCCGGACAAGGAAAAAAAGGTCATATCGCTGTATTATTTTGATGAATTGACACTAAAGGAAATAAGTTCAATTATGAAAGTGTCGGAGTCAAGGATATCGCAGCTGCACACAAAAGCGATATTGAGGCTTAGAGGAAAATTAGCTCGACACAGATCAATATTAAAGGATTAAAAGATTTTGTCGACAATACAAGTTAACAATACAATTTGTAAAAAGGAGGGCAGGCTGACTTATGAATGATTTAAAAATGCAGAGTGGTTCTAAATTGAATGATGGGTTCTACGAGTTAATATACAAAGAGGATGGAGTTTACATTGTAGTAAATCCTCCCGTTGGAAAAGGCAAGAAAGTGGAAACCTGGGAAATTCTAGATAAGCTAAATAGAAAGCAGGTCAAGAATTTCTCCAAAGGTGCTATTGAGCTGGCAGTTTTAAAATCAGACAGGGTGCCTGTCAAAATAGCTGAAAGCCAGCAAGAGGCCAAAGTTGATTCAACTGCTTCAGTAGTTGTATCTCCCGATAAGATGAAAGCATATATTACATTTACTCCACCTGAGGGAGGCAGGATGCTTAATGCGGGGGAAGTAGTTGAAATCTTAAGGCAAAATTGTGTTGTATCCGGCGTAAGCAGCGAGGTGCTGGACAATATTTTGAGGTATCCCGTCTTTAATGAGCAGATTCTTATTGCACAGGGAACCCAGCCTGTAAACGGACAGAACGGCAAGGTGGAGTTTTATTTTGACACAAGCAGTGATAGAAAGCCAGCTATATTAGAGGATGGAAGGGTGGATTACAGGGAGCTTAACCTTATTGAGAGTGTTGAAAAAGGAAAAGCTTTGTGTTCCCTCTTGCCCCCGGTAGCAGGTAAGGCAGGAAAGACCGTAATGGGATATGATATTCCGGCTTTAAACGGTAAGCCTGCGGTATTACCTAGAGGGAGAAATATAGAAGTTTCTGAGGATGGAAAAACGTTATATGCGGGTATAGACGGTCAGGTATGTTACATTGATGGGAAAGTAAATGTGTTTTCTATCTATGAGGTTCATGCCGATGTAGATACTACGACAGGGAATATAAATTTTATAGGAAACGTAGTAGTTAGGGGAAATGTTCTTTCAGGATTTTCAATTGAGGCTGGCGGTAATGTAGAAGTGTGGGGTGTTGTTGAAGGAGCATCCATAAAAGCCGGAGGAGATATCATTCTAAGACGGGGAATGCAGGGAATGGGTAAGGGATATCTAAAAAGCGGCGGGGATATTATAGCTAAATATATTGAGCATAGTATTATTGAGGCTAGAAATGAAATCAAGGCTGAGGCCATTATGCACAGCAGTATAAAATGCGGAGAGAAGCTGGAGCTTTTAGGTAAGAAAGGGCTTCTTGTAGGCGGGGTTGCCAAGGTTGGGAAGCTTATCCATGCCAAAGTTATAGGCTCAACAATGGCAACAGTGACAGAGCTTGAGGTTGGAGTTGATCCTACTTTAAGGGAACGTTATAAGGCATTGAAAGATGAATTCACCACAATTGAAACTGACATAAAAAAAGCTGATCAGGCTATTACAATATTAAAGAAACTTGAAAGTGCCGGAGGACTTTCACCTGAAAAACAGGAATTAATGGCAAAGAGTATAAGAACCAAAGTGCACTATTCAAACAGAATTGAAGAAATAAAAGTTGAAATTGCACAGATAGAAGAGAGATTGCAGCAGGAGTCCCAGGGAAAGATAAAAGCATCGGCTACAGTTTACAGTGGAACCAAAGTCGCTATAGGGTCTTGTTTAATGTATGTGAAAGAGAACCTGCAGTATTGTACATTATACAGGGATGGAGCAGATATAAGGATTTGCCCTTATGACAGATAGGATCTAGCTGAAGAGTAAGGAGTGGTTTGTATGTCCATAAAACCCATAGACTTTCAGGTCATGATACCAAAAACAAGCGAGGTATCAAAAACGGTAAATGATAATCACCAAAAGAATTTGAGCATGAATCAGAACAATGCAGAAAATTTGCAGCATAAGGCAGAGAGTGAAGTTAAGACCGTTCATTCGAAGGAAAAAGCTTCAGGTCCACAAATCAGAGACCACAAGGAAAAGAAAAATAAAAAGGAAAGCAAAAAATATAAAGATAAAGACAAAGACAAAGATAAGAATAGCACCATAGATATTAGGTTATAAAAGGTCTTCTGTAATTCTCATAAATGGTAGAACCTGTTCTTGCTTTAATTTTAGGAGAGGGGGAAGTGATTTGTGATACAGTTTTATATAAGTGTTATTTTTATTGGGATAATATTGGTAGTGATTTCCTTTGTGTTGATACTTTATGATAGAAAAAAAGCATATGATTACTCCAAAGGTGTGGACAATAAAAAAGCCGAGTTATTGGTTGTAATAAAAGATGCAGAGGAAATGATTGAAGAGCTGAACAGTATTTCAGGGTACATATTGGATAATATGGATTCAAAATCAAATGAATTAAAAGATACTTTAATATCCGCTGATGAAAAGATCAAAGAAATTAAATTAGTGGCAGCAGAGCAAAGCGAGCATATAAAGAATGAGCATATTAAGAATGAAACAATAAAGGCTTCCAGTGATAATAAAAACAATGGAAACTGCCGTGAAGTAATAGGTATCCAGGCCATACAGCTCAAAAATTTTACGGAGGAATTCAACACTTTAAGGAATGCAAAGCCTAAAGTAAGAGCTGTGGGAGGCAGCAGATACAGAGAAGTAATCAGTCTTTCCGAAAGCGGTTTGGGTGAGACGGAAATAGCAAAAAAGCTAAACATAGGTAAGGGAGAAATTCAACTGATATTAGGAATGAGTATGGAGAATGGAACAGTTAAAGTATAGGAGGTTGTAATGATAAGCTTTAGTATAAAGAGTATATTGCTTGGAATGGGAATAGGGATAATAATCACTTCTCTTATCAGTATTATATATTTGGCAGGAAATGATACCAAAAACACAATCAGCAATGAAGAAATAATTAGCCGGGCGGAAAAACTAGGTATGGTCAAGTCTGTGAACAAACCGGAAATAAAAAAGGTTCTGCCAGGATATGATATAAAAAACAGTGCATACTAAAGCACTGTTTTTTTAATAATTAAATCACTTAAGTACTTTGCTCTGGGATAATGTGTAAACATAAGCACAAACTATTAAAAGGTAAATGATAAAAAGAATCATAAGCGTTACAAGTATTATGTATCCGAAGCTCCAGAGGGCTGTTCCCAATGCTATTATGGTAAGGAAAGCCGTAAAAAGGTTGGAAATAAATCTTATAATGTAGTCAAGGTTGTAAGGGCCTTGATGTATCTCGTGATAGTTGATTTGCTCTTCTATCTTTTTTATTTTTTGGGACAAAAAAGTTCTCATTCTGTATATTAGCACTAATTCCACCAGCACAAGGATAAGGGGTATTATCAATAACCCTTTAAACATTACGGAGGCAATAATTGTTATGAATACAAGTGCAACGAATATAGTAAAATGGGTAAGAAACCTGTAAGTTTTTTCATAAGTGATGCCGGATTCCTCAGGAAGAAGCATGGGCTTTAATGTTGTGGATACCAGCTTGGTTCCGTATTTTAAAAACCTAGGCATTATAAAGGAAATAACGGCCTTTGTTTTGACAGAATTTTTCATCAACACAGGGGCTATAAGCGTCATGGTAAAAACGTAAACCCCGGTAAACTGATATAAGCTTTCAGAAATAGCACCGGTGCTGTATCCAAGGTAAGCATAGATCATTGAATACTCTCCTCTTGCTATCATGCTTGATCCTATAGATATTGAACTAGACGCT from Pseudobacteroides sp. encodes the following:
- a CDS encoding flagellar brake protein yields the protein MKAAELNPGTKLEIELLDFSMAGIDPNKLYISEFEWSEGEKVICVAAPIHEGRYLTVHSGTSMNLYINCKSEFYKVKATLIERLIKEGLPIYKLNIENDIEKIQRRQFFRFDCVLDIKCREVEMINNTAVPKSKFSNGLTRDISGGGTCLALVEGIEKGKYIECELQLSENKTIKFYGTIVRSSKTESEGKNKYEAGVEFYNIDNRSRDAIISFIFEEQRKLRKKGLI
- a CDS encoding chemotaxis response regulator protein-glutamate methylesterase codes for the protein MSIKNESVIRVLVVDDSAFMRRVISDILDSDGDIKTIDTARNGKEAIEKAVNLKPDIITLDVEMPVMDGLTCLKELSNVCSIPVIMLSSHTKEGAEATINALEHGAIDFITKPSNIFHMNSLNKRNELIEKVKVIAKLKNNTSRAHREILEVKNHYEHQKGLNKGNNQGSHLKKIVAIGISTGGPKALRDVIPQLPGDIPAAFLVVQHMPPGFTKSLAERLDSLSNVRVKEAEDNEMVRPGVVYIAPGDYHMKIALARDKSLTIKLTKDPPYGAHRPSATVMMESLSETGLANIVGIIMTGMGSDGSEGARRLKEENNGYIIAQDEKTCIVYGMPKVAVELGIVDEVVPLEMITKKINEIVGV
- a CDS encoding chemotaxis protein CheA; protein product: MDMSQYLEIFIEESKEHLQGLNQSLLQLEKNPQDVPILNEIFRVAHTLKGMAGTMGFGKMAKLTHDMENVLHALRNNEIKVNTNLVDLLFRCLDALENYVNEVVTKGTEGNTEYSEIIKGLDNILNKKNGNVEVKAESQEIIGSTESSIEHITSKFKLNQYEQNLINKAIEMNMNVFKIVVVLNKGCVLKSARAFIIFQTLERHAEIIKSEPRVEDIEDEKFDFEFTVMVITRRDLETFHKELTSISEVDEVIITTVHSNDTQGTVHEINCEVQEKVSEESEEESQNNDNESADQQKGQASKNNLKTGKTVRVDIDRLDVLMNLVSELIIIKTRLEGLDEIERTQNYNEVIEYFERVTTNLHDAVMKVRMVPIETVFNRFPRMLRDISRSLNKEIVLNMSGEDTELDRTVIDEIGDPLIHLLRNSADHGIESLDKRKEMGKPDAGHINLRAYQDGNNVVIEVEDDGKGIDLERVKKKAIDKGFVNKDAAKNLSQKDIIDFLFKPSFSTTDKITDLSGRGVGLDVVKTKIETLGGMVEVDTEAGRGSKFIIRLPLTLAIIQALLVQINNEKYALPLNTIREIIKVKPEDIKQVQKQEIILLRNTIVPIIRIGDCLDVPPSEKQNKLLTVVVVKKGEKLSGFLVDNLIGQHEIVIKSLGKLLGGIKTIAGATILGDGNVALILDVNSLAV
- a CDS encoding chemotaxis protein CheW, with the translated sequence MNEAVALNTMQFVVFVLSNEEYGLDIQIVNTIEKMIPITRVPKTPQYVKGVINLRGDIVPIMDLRERFGLPISEETEETRIIIVKFEEIQMGIIVDEVKEVIHINEEQIESTTSLAKEGLMENVLGAGKVDDRVITLLNIEKLVNISVKE
- a CDS encoding chemotaxis protein CheC — its product is MTINFSELNNIQLDVLREIGNIGAGNAVSALAKMINRKIDMAVPKVKILEFKKISDMLNAPEDPVIGILLGMTGDITGNILFMLDKKSARLLVNMLFGFKESTSEDFDEIEMSAIKELGNIMTGSYVGALSMLTNLKILCSVPDVAIDMAGAILSVPAIEFGKLGESVLYIESEFNEGDNKVIGDFFLIPDIGSYETLLKTLGVII
- a CDS encoding chemotaxis protein CheD (catalyzes the conversion of glutamine residues to glutamate on methyl-accepting chemotaxis receptors), which translates into the protein MHENIKVGMADYKATSHPSILITLGLGSCVGIALFDPSTKIIGLAHIMLPTSKIAKDVINDAKFADTAIIKLVEDMVRLGANRKFIKAKLAGGAQMFNFTDSSDSIRIGLRNVEASKEMLAKLNIPIISEDVGGNHGRTIELYSDDGKLMIKTVGFGVSYI
- a CDS encoding FliA/WhiG family RNA polymerase sigma factor, which gives rise to MLSANVKQIDLWKQYSENKDPVIREKLIIEYAHLIKYVAGRLSIYFGSNVEYDDLMGFGVFGLIDAIEKFDLSKGVKFETYASLRIRGSIIDSIREMDWVPRSLRQKNKELERVYFEIENQLGHSASDKEVAEKLGISMDDFYKLLNDVSVSSMVSLEDFLEQNYEIGVDHPYSRTEDKPETYIEINELKEILSDAISKLPDKEKKVISLYYFDELTLKEISSIMKVSESRISQLHTKAILRLRGKLARHRSILKD
- a CDS encoding FapA family protein is translated as MNDLKMQSGSKLNDGFYELIYKEDGVYIVVNPPVGKGKKVETWEILDKLNRKQVKNFSKGAIELAVLKSDRVPVKIAESQQEAKVDSTASVVVSPDKMKAYITFTPPEGGRMLNAGEVVEILRQNCVVSGVSSEVLDNILRYPVFNEQILIAQGTQPVNGQNGKVEFYFDTSSDRKPAILEDGRVDYRELNLIESVEKGKALCSLLPPVAGKAGKTVMGYDIPALNGKPAVLPRGRNIEVSEDGKTLYAGIDGQVCYIDGKVNVFSIYEVHADVDTTTGNINFIGNVVVRGNVLSGFSIEAGGNVEVWGVVEGASIKAGGDIILRRGMQGMGKGYLKSGGDIIAKYIEHSIIEARNEIKAEAIMHSSIKCGEKLELLGKKGLLVGGVAKVGKLIHAKVIGSTMATVTELEVGVDPTLRERYKALKDEFTTIETDIKKADQAITILKKLESAGGLSPEKQELMAKSIRTKVHYSNRIEEIKVEIAQIEERLQQESQGKIKASATVYSGTKVAIGSCLMYVKENLQYCTLYRDGADIRICPYDR
- a CDS encoding DUF6115 domain-containing protein; the encoded protein is MIQFYISVIFIGIILVVISFVLILYDRKKAYDYSKGVDNKKAELLVVIKDAEEMIEELNSISGYILDNMDSKSNELKDTLISADEKIKEIKLVAAEQSEHIKNEHIKNETIKASSDNKNNGNCREVIGIQAIQLKNFTEEFNTLRNAKPKVRAVGGSRYREVISLSESGLGETEIAKKLNIGKGEIQLILGMSMENGTVKV